A single Thermosynechococcus vestitus BP-1 DNA region contains:
- a CDS encoding thioredoxin domain-containing protein, producing the protein MPNRLSQCQSLYLRKHAENPIDWWPWCDEALAKAAAEDRVIFLSIGYSSCHWCTVMEGEAFSDLEIAAYLNTYFLPIKVDREERPDIDSIYMQALQLMTGQGGWPLNIFLTPEDRRPFYGGTYFPVQPRYGRPGFLQVLQAVRRFYDQEKEKLAAHQATLWQYLAPSTEMGEAIPLTEELLRAGIREVTPILRDRPQGTCFPMMPYAQMLLQGLAFSPNPPELLHLCRLRGQHLLQGGIYDHVGGGWHRYTVDPQWTVPHFEKMLYDNGQIVTYLARLWQQGDRSPQIPAAIAQTIQWLDREMTAPEGYFYAAQDADSFLSPTDSEPEEGAFYCWSYAELEATLSPTEFTQLQSYFDISAGGNFEGKIVLKQVRLPEDPQVLAPILRKLFARRYGADTPMDQPFPVATDNATAKGRAWPGRIPPVTDTKMILAWNSLMITGLATAAQVWRERTYWQRAAKAAQWLHEQQYRQGKLYRLNYGGTVAEVAQAEDYAYWIQALLALHQASLAVGETAQPWLALATQYQTLFDQELGAKDGGYYNAPERPDLIVRQREGLDNATPSANGVAIANLVQLFLLTENPTYLEQAEKGLRFFSRLMQEAPQSCPSLLAALQWYLRPLCVQVRSDQLAPLWDRYLPTAVLKVRDDLEPVALVCEGLCCREPALTPAQLQQQLDDLYG; encoded by the coding sequence ATGCCGAATCGCCTTAGCCAGTGCCAAAGCCTCTATTTGCGCAAGCATGCCGAAAACCCCATTGACTGGTGGCCGTGGTGTGATGAAGCCCTGGCCAAAGCAGCCGCTGAGGATCGGGTGATTTTTCTGTCCATTGGCTATTCCAGCTGCCACTGGTGCACTGTGATGGAGGGGGAAGCCTTCTCGGATCTGGAGATTGCCGCCTATCTCAATACCTATTTCCTGCCGATTAAGGTGGATCGCGAGGAGCGGCCCGATATTGACAGCATCTATATGCAGGCGTTGCAACTGATGACGGGGCAAGGGGGCTGGCCGCTGAATATCTTTCTCACCCCTGAGGATCGGCGTCCCTTTTATGGGGGAACCTACTTTCCGGTGCAGCCGCGCTATGGCCGCCCAGGATTTTTGCAGGTGTTGCAGGCGGTGCGTCGCTTCTACGACCAAGAAAAAGAGAAGCTGGCTGCCCACCAGGCCACCCTATGGCAATATCTGGCACCCTCCACCGAGATGGGAGAGGCCATCCCCCTGACGGAAGAACTCCTAAGGGCAGGAATTCGCGAAGTAACGCCAATTTTGCGCGATCGCCCCCAAGGCACCTGCTTCCCCATGATGCCCTATGCCCAAATGCTCCTACAGGGGCTGGCTTTTAGTCCCAATCCCCCAGAACTGTTGCACCTGTGTCGGCTGCGGGGACAGCACCTTCTGCAGGGGGGCATCTATGACCACGTTGGCGGCGGCTGGCATCGCTACACCGTGGATCCTCAGTGGACAGTGCCCCACTTTGAAAAAATGCTCTACGACAATGGCCAGATTGTGACCTATTTAGCGCGGCTGTGGCAGCAGGGCGATCGCTCTCCCCAGATTCCCGCGGCAATTGCCCAAACCATTCAATGGCTCGATCGCGAAATGACCGCCCCTGAGGGCTACTTCTATGCAGCGCAGGATGCCGATAGCTTTCTCAGCCCTACGGATTCAGAGCCAGAGGAGGGCGCCTTTTACTGCTGGTCCTATGCTGAGCTGGAGGCCACCCTCAGCCCCACCGAATTCACCCAACTCCAGAGCTATTTTGACATCTCTGCCGGGGGCAACTTTGAGGGCAAAATTGTGCTCAAGCAGGTGCGCCTCCCAGAGGATCCTCAGGTGCTGGCGCCGATTCTGCGCAAACTCTTTGCCCGCCGCTACGGTGCCGATACGCCCATGGATCAGCCCTTTCCCGTGGCCACCGATAATGCCACTGCCAAAGGACGGGCCTGGCCAGGACGGATTCCCCCCGTCACCGATACAAAAATGATTTTGGCTTGGAATAGCCTGATGATTACTGGCTTGGCAACGGCAGCCCAAGTCTGGCGGGAGCGCACCTACTGGCAGCGAGCGGCCAAAGCGGCCCAATGGCTCCACGAGCAGCAATATCGGCAGGGCAAACTCTACCGCCTCAACTATGGAGGCACTGTGGCGGAGGTGGCTCAGGCCGAGGATTATGCCTACTGGATCCAAGCCCTCCTTGCCCTGCATCAAGCGAGTTTAGCCGTGGGGGAGACAGCCCAGCCGTGGTTGGCGTTGGCCACTCAGTATCAAACCCTATTTGATCAGGAATTGGGGGCAAAAGATGGCGGCTACTACAATGCACCAGAGCGACCTGATTTAATTGTCCGTCAGCGAGAAGGATTAGATAATGCCACACCTTCTGCCAACGGGGTGGCGATCGCCAACTTGGTTCAACTCTTTTTGCTCACAGAAAATCCTACCTACCTCGAACAGGCAGAAAAGGGACTGCGCTTTTTTAGCCGACTCATGCAGGAGGCCCCCCAAAGCTGTCCAAGCCTCTTGGCGGCGTTGCAGTGGTATCTACGCCCTCTCTGTGTCCAAGTTCGCTCCGATCAGCTAGCCCCCCTCTGGGATCGCTATTTACCCACCGCCGTGCTCAAAGTTCGCGATGACCTAGAGCCTGTGGCCTTGGTTTGTGAAGGCCTGTGCTGCCGTGAACCGGCACTAACCCCCGCCCAACTACAACAACAACTGGATGATCTCTATGGCTGA
- the folB gene encoding dihydroneopterin aldolase, whose protein sequence is MSLSKSTTDCLHLSGMRYYGYTGALPEEQILGQWFEIDIRLWFDMTTAAASDRLEDTLDYRPLLQAIEQLMQQQRFQLIETLAAAIMNLCLAPPQVQRAAVRVTKLAPPVPNFTGQISVEMVRPHAESP, encoded by the coding sequence ATGTCCTTGAGCAAGTCCACAACTGACTGTCTACACCTCTCGGGAATGCGTTACTACGGCTATACCGGCGCTCTCCCAGAGGAACAAATTCTGGGCCAGTGGTTTGAGATTGATATTAGACTGTGGTTTGATATGACAACTGCTGCCGCCAGCGATCGTCTGGAGGACACCCTTGACTATCGCCCCCTTTTGCAAGCCATTGAGCAGTTAATGCAGCAGCAACGGTTTCAGTTAATCGAGACCCTAGCGGCAGCCATTATGAACCTTTGCCTGGCACCGCCCCAAGTGCAGCGGGCTGCTGTGCGTGTGACGAAACTTGCCCCGCCAGTGCCCAACTTTACGGGTCAAATTAGTGTCGAAATGGTACGCCCCCATGCCGAATCGCCTTAG
- the pxcA gene encoding proton extrusion protein PcxA, which produces MSSNPFIGLRNWIRGAQQWYLTTPKRALQEAYEAALKIRAIELEHFDGQPISPLNLPVGEVSSYFETELKQLLKTIRMRMMEFRASRQILPLAPFQSPPTPVNEGINGATETYTVTATVSSTTAEPSVYEKLRVIDATLNRYKRQREKELDALARPSLSRQDPQQRQQAAALDKIAEDSLYLSEYISDDLTSDSKLDSSSFIPRSILRTADRFRRELNSDEATEAEVVRDFRTSKLRTRLAVRFMLLLVILPLLTQQISKALIVSPLVNHFKAVGQIERIINSQLEDNILDELARFENKIRFESLVSNVPIAPEEIQNRIREKAIELSTEYQKELIEPLKNILSDALGFTVFLALVFTGQRQLAIVKTFLDEVVYGLSDSAKAFMIILFTDVFVGFHSPHGWEVLVNNTLEHFGFPRNEDFINMFIATFPVMLDTVFKYWIFRYLNQISPSAVATYKNMNE; this is translated from the coding sequence ATGTCCAGCAATCCCTTTATTGGCCTTAGAAACTGGATCAGGGGTGCACAACAGTGGTATCTCACAACTCCTAAGCGCGCCCTACAGGAAGCCTATGAAGCCGCTCTGAAAATTCGCGCGATTGAACTGGAACACTTTGACGGTCAACCCATTAGTCCCCTCAATCTGCCCGTGGGAGAAGTCTCTAGCTATTTTGAGACAGAGCTAAAACAACTGCTGAAAACCATTCGTATGCGGATGATGGAGTTTCGGGCCAGCCGTCAAATTTTGCCCCTTGCTCCTTTCCAAAGCCCCCCCACTCCTGTCAACGAGGGTATCAATGGTGCAACGGAAACCTATACGGTCACGGCTACCGTCAGTAGCACGACGGCGGAACCCAGCGTTTATGAAAAGCTGCGGGTCATTGATGCCACCCTCAATCGCTATAAACGGCAGCGGGAAAAGGAACTCGATGCCCTAGCCCGCCCCAGCCTCAGTCGCCAAGACCCCCAACAACGCCAGCAGGCGGCCGCCCTGGACAAAATCGCGGAGGATTCTCTTTATCTCTCGGAATATATCAGTGATGATCTCACTAGTGATTCCAAACTGGATAGCAGCAGCTTTATTCCCCGCTCGATTTTGCGCACCGCCGATCGCTTTCGCCGTGAACTCAATTCCGATGAGGCCACTGAAGCTGAAGTCGTTCGTGATTTTCGCACCTCAAAGCTGCGGACCCGCCTGGCGGTTCGTTTTATGCTGTTGCTGGTGATTTTGCCCCTGTTGACCCAGCAAATTTCCAAGGCGCTCATCGTCAGCCCCCTGGTTAACCACTTTAAGGCGGTGGGGCAAATTGAACGGATCATTAACTCCCAACTGGAGGATAACATCCTTGATGAACTGGCCCGCTTTGAGAACAAAATTCGCTTTGAAAGCCTTGTGAGTAATGTGCCGATTGCCCCCGAGGAGATTCAAAACCGCATCCGCGAAAAGGCGATCGAGCTCTCCACAGAATACCAAAAGGAACTGATTGAACCTCTAAAAAACATCCTCTCCGATGCCTTGGGTTTTACGGTCTTTTTGGCACTGGTGTTTACGGGTCAACGGCAACTGGCGATTGTTAAGACCTTTTTGGATGAGGTGGTCTATGGCCTCAGTGACAGCGCCAAGGCCTTTATGATTATTCTATTTACGGATGTCTTTGTCGGCTTCCACTCTCCCCACGGCTGGGAGGTGCTGGTGAATAATACCCTCGAGCACTTTGGCTTTCCTCGCAATGAGGACTTTATCAATATGTTCATCGCCACCTTTCCAGTGATGCTGGATACAGTGTTTAAGTATTGGATTTTCCGTTATCTCAACCAGATTTCCCCTTCGGCAGTGGCCACCTACAAGAATATGAACGAGTAG
- a CDS encoding recombinase family protein, whose protein sequence is MGAWLAVLQWISGGSRSGKTYALVREFAQWVQQNTSVIPRERSLLFLTDTVEGRQAIQREIQSQLGSGYRPYIATPVGFMQQEVELFWPLLVEANAVHPHPPLHLKPETELMWAQRLWQPWLENNTFAALGENCEPLRCADRATRHLLDIFQLCAFARLRLDDLPQLIGDHQLEMPSETVGAIVTALKQWQRWCTDHSLLTYGITTDLFGRVLLDHPRYQASLGQRFQCLLADNTHNYPAVMADLITRLNQQGIKIVLSHQPISAVRLGLGADPDAFLPLQNQATVTELSHCPETIFGKTNLRVAIQERLGTPQLTLPQTITAIQTTSRMQLLQEVVETIATAVEQGVVQPAEIAILAPGVDSIARYVLSSELEKRGVPLVILNEQRPLIQSPHVRALLTLLLFVYPRTGIIPEATAVAEMLTVLLPREIDAVRAGLLSCYCFQPGLEQAELLPYTHYSHWDRFGYRATAAYETLRQWLSTLDASQMPVYLLEAAIQRYLWPQHLTASELAPLRSLLEGTAAYWQIYDHLPGQRATPTAERLREWIYLLRRGTVTADPAPPLRQPQGVLLATTFQYRSAQLAHPWHFWLDAGSPRWQDGGLQCLWQAPMFLRQGSASPRARVWQLESERLEHLLVDLCARVSDRLFLCHSDLAANGREQEGPLSPWVDLAVGDRP, encoded by the coding sequence TTGGGCGCTTGGTTGGCAGTGTTGCAGTGGATCAGTGGCGGTAGTCGCAGCGGCAAAACCTATGCACTGGTGAGGGAATTTGCCCAATGGGTTCAACAGAACACCTCAGTGATTCCCCGCGAGCGATCGCTCCTCTTTTTGACGGATACAGTGGAAGGCCGCCAAGCCATCCAAAGGGAAATTCAGTCGCAGTTGGGCAGTGGCTATCGGCCCTATATCGCCACGCCAGTGGGCTTCATGCAGCAGGAGGTGGAACTTTTTTGGCCGCTGCTGGTCGAGGCCAATGCTGTTCATCCTCACCCCCCCTTACATCTCAAACCAGAAACAGAGTTGATGTGGGCACAGCGGCTGTGGCAGCCTTGGCTGGAGAACAACACCTTTGCTGCCCTGGGTGAGAATTGTGAACCCCTCCGCTGCGCCGATCGCGCCACTCGCCACCTTCTGGATATTTTTCAACTCTGTGCTTTTGCCCGCCTCCGCCTGGATGATCTACCCCAACTCATTGGGGATCATCAGCTTGAGATGCCTTCAGAAACTGTGGGGGCGATCGTCACCGCCCTAAAACAGTGGCAAAGGTGGTGTACTGACCACAGCCTTCTCACCTATGGCATTACCACCGATTTATTTGGCCGCGTTCTCCTTGACCATCCCCGTTACCAAGCTTCCTTGGGGCAGCGGTTTCAGTGTCTCCTGGCCGACAACACCCATAACTATCCCGCGGTGATGGCAGACTTGATCACCCGCTTGAACCAACAGGGGATCAAGATTGTCCTTAGCCACCAACCCATTAGCGCCGTCCGTCTGGGGCTTGGCGCCGATCCCGATGCCTTTCTCCCTCTGCAAAACCAAGCTACGGTGACGGAGTTAAGCCACTGTCCAGAAACGATTTTCGGTAAAACTAATCTACGGGTCGCCATTCAAGAACGCCTGGGCACGCCCCAATTGACGCTGCCTCAAACCATTACCGCGATTCAAACCACTTCGCGGATGCAATTGTTACAGGAAGTTGTGGAAACGATTGCCACTGCCGTGGAGCAGGGGGTAGTGCAGCCAGCAGAGATTGCCATTCTTGCCCCCGGTGTAGATAGTATTGCCCGCTATGTCCTCAGTAGTGAACTCGAAAAACGGGGGGTTCCCCTTGTGATCCTGAATGAGCAACGCCCCTTGATTCAATCCCCCCATGTGCGTGCCCTTTTGACGCTGTTGCTGTTCGTTTATCCACGAACAGGAATCATCCCAGAGGCAACGGCGGTTGCGGAGATGCTAACGGTTTTGCTGCCGCGAGAGATTGACGCCGTGCGGGCAGGCCTGCTCTCTTGCTATTGTTTTCAGCCGGGGCTGGAGCAAGCTGAGCTGCTACCGTACACCCACTATAGCCACTGGGATCGCTTTGGCTATCGTGCCACGGCAGCCTATGAGACGTTGCGACAGTGGCTGAGTACACTAGATGCCAGCCAGATGCCGGTGTATCTCCTGGAGGCGGCAATTCAACGCTATCTCTGGCCGCAACACCTAACAGCCAGTGAGTTGGCCCCCCTGCGATCGCTCCTTGAGGGCACGGCTGCCTACTGGCAAATTTATGATCACCTCCCAGGGCAGCGAGCCACACCAACAGCTGAGCGGCTGCGGGAATGGATTTACCTGCTGCGGCGGGGAACGGTGACCGCAGATCCAGCGCCTCCCCTGCGGCAGCCCCAAGGGGTCTTACTGGCGACAACGTTTCAATATCGCAGCGCTCAACTCGCCCATCCCTGGCATTTTTGGTTAGATGCTGGTAGTCCACGTTGGCAGGATGGCGGCTTGCAATGTCTCTGGCAGGCACCCATGTTTTTGCGGCAGGGGTCGGCGAGTCCCAGGGCACGGGTCTGGCAATTGGAGTCAGAACGTTTGGAGCATTTACTGGTGGATTTATGTGCGCGGGTGAGCGATCGCCTATTCCTTTGCCACAGTGACTTGGCAGCCAATGGCAGGGAGCAGGAAGGCCCCCTGAGTCCTTGGGTGGATCTGGCGGTGGGCGATCGCCCGTAG
- the metG gene encoding methionine--tRNA ligase: MSPHFSLTTPLYYVNALPHIGSAYTTIAADVLARFYRLQGYQVRFITGTDEHGQKIERTAQQRGLSPQAHCDEIAAGFQALWQQLNIHYDRFSRTTSPRHHAIVNEFFQRVWDNGDIYLGQQQGWYCVECEEFKEERELLEGRRCPIHVNRTVEWRDERNYFFRLSKYQQALLDHYAEHPDFVQPPSRRNEVLSFIERGLQDFSISRVNLAWGFPVPTDPEQTLYVWFDALLGYVTALLEPEDEPTLANALKTWWPINLHIIGKDILRFHGISWPAMLMSAGLPLPEQIFVHGFLTKDGQKMGKSLGNTLDPFALVAQYGADAVRYYFMKEVEFGRDGDFSETRFVTILNADLANDLGNLLNRTLKMAWKYTDGKVPNVQGAAIPREHPLRQLAEHLSQTYGQGYRQLAFHEVCQQALTLARAGNKFLDEEAPWKRYRAGETAAVAEILYCVLESVRLVAYVLAPIIPQLSEAIYGQLGYSIRFNGSIAPDLLGDRQAQWGVLPASQPLANPEPIFQKLLLPATVADSP; encoded by the coding sequence TTGTCACCGCACTTTTCACTGACGACCCCCCTGTACTACGTCAATGCCCTTCCCCACATTGGCAGTGCCTACACGACTATTGCTGCCGATGTTCTTGCTCGCTTTTATCGTTTGCAGGGCTATCAGGTGCGGTTCATTACCGGTACCGATGAGCATGGCCAAAAAATTGAGCGCACAGCACAACAACGGGGTCTCAGTCCCCAAGCCCACTGCGATGAAATTGCCGCTGGTTTCCAAGCCCTCTGGCAACAACTGAATATCCACTACGATCGCTTTAGCCGCACCACCAGTCCTCGCCACCACGCCATTGTCAACGAGTTTTTCCAGCGGGTTTGGGACAACGGCGACATTTATCTAGGTCAGCAGCAGGGTTGGTACTGTGTCGAGTGTGAAGAATTCAAGGAAGAACGGGAACTGCTTGAGGGTCGGCGCTGCCCAATCCATGTGAATCGGACGGTGGAATGGCGAGACGAGCGCAACTACTTTTTCCGCCTCTCGAAATATCAGCAGGCGCTCCTAGACCACTACGCTGAACATCCTGACTTTGTTCAGCCCCCCAGCCGTCGCAATGAGGTGCTGAGTTTTATTGAGCGAGGGCTTCAGGACTTTTCCATTTCGCGGGTGAATCTGGCTTGGGGGTTTCCCGTGCCCACGGATCCGGAGCAGACCCTCTACGTCTGGTTTGATGCCCTCTTGGGCTATGTCACTGCTCTCTTGGAACCAGAAGATGAGCCGACCTTGGCCAATGCCCTCAAAACCTGGTGGCCCATTAACCTGCACATTATTGGTAAGGATATTCTCCGCTTCCATGGAATCTCTTGGCCAGCAATGTTGATGTCGGCGGGCTTGCCCCTACCAGAACAAATTTTTGTCCATGGCTTTCTAACCAAGGATGGTCAAAAAATGGGCAAAAGTCTGGGGAATACCCTTGATCCCTTTGCCTTGGTGGCGCAATACGGTGCCGATGCAGTGCGCTACTACTTCATGAAAGAAGTGGAGTTTGGCCGCGATGGCGACTTTAGTGAGACCCGCTTTGTGACTATTCTCAATGCGGATCTGGCCAATGATCTGGGGAATTTGCTCAATCGCACCCTAAAAATGGCTTGGAAATACACCGATGGGAAGGTACCCAATGTCCAAGGGGCAGCGATTCCGCGAGAGCATCCACTGCGGCAACTGGCAGAGCACCTCAGCCAAACCTATGGCCAAGGGTATCGGCAACTAGCCTTCCATGAGGTCTGTCAACAGGCCCTGACCCTGGCCAGGGCAGGGAATAAGTTCCTTGATGAAGAGGCACCGTGGAAACGCTATAGGGCAGGAGAAACCGCAGCGGTGGCGGAGATTCTGTACTGTGTATTGGAGTCAGTGCGCCTTGTGGCCTATGTGCTTGCCCCGATTATCCCCCAACTGAGTGAGGCCATCTATGGGCAGTTGGGCTATAGTATTAGATTTAACGGATCAATTGCCCCAGACCTTTTGGGCGATCGCCAAGCCCAGTGGGGTGTTTTACCTGCGTCACAACCTCTGGCCAATCCAGAGCCGATTTTCCAAAAACTGTTGCTGCCTGCAACTGTCGCCGATTCCCCTTGA
- a CDS encoding NYN domain-containing protein: MVTPSSSVIYTPEQVLQNRGRVAIFIDGSNLFYAALQLGIEIDYSKLLCHLTQGSRLFRSFFYTGVDPTNEKQQGFLLWMRRNGYRVVSKELVQLPDGSKKANLDVEIAVDMMALVGCYDTAILVSGDGDLAYAVDAVSYRGARVEVVSLRSMTSDSLINVADRYIDLESIREEIQKAPRPTYTYRPMTGSLTPPPIVTPHWEQAERKEEAAGNESPDSLDSAVTSL; the protein is encoded by the coding sequence ATGGTTACACCTTCGTCTTCAGTTATTTACACGCCAGAACAGGTGTTACAAAACCGTGGGCGCGTTGCCATCTTTATTGATGGCTCCAACCTATTCTATGCAGCGCTGCAACTGGGCATTGAAATTGACTATTCAAAACTCCTCTGCCACTTGACCCAAGGCTCCCGTCTCTTTCGCTCCTTCTTCTACACGGGGGTTGACCCCACCAATGAAAAACAGCAGGGGTTTCTGCTGTGGATGCGCCGCAACGGCTATCGTGTCGTCTCCAAGGAACTCGTCCAACTGCCGGACGGCTCTAAAAAGGCGAACCTTGACGTCGAAATTGCCGTGGATATGATGGCCCTGGTGGGTTGCTATGATACTGCCATCTTGGTCAGCGGTGATGGGGACTTGGCCTATGCCGTGGATGCGGTGAGTTACCGAGGGGCAAGGGTCGAGGTGGTGAGCCTGCGATCGATGACCAGCGATAGCCTAATTAACGTTGCCGATCGCTACATCGATCTAGAGAGCATTCGCGAAGAAATCCAAAAAGCACCCCGACCAACCTACACCTACCGTCCTATGACTGGTAGCTTGACGCCACCTCCCATTGTTACTCCCCATTGGGAGCAAGCCGAAAGGAAGGAGGAAGCTGCCGGCAATGAGTCACCCGATAGCCTAGATAGTGCCGTCACGAGTTTATGA